In Candidatus Dadabacteria bacterium, the DNA window TTCGTATGAAATCATGTCCTGATCTACAATGAACTCATACCGCTGGCGACCACGCGAACCCGGATAGATGCGCGCACGGTGCCATGTCATCGCGAACAATTCCAGTGCTCCCCAGTCACCCGACCAGGTGAAATGAGCCATTGGCTGACCCATCTTTATCTTTTCGTTCGGGTGTTCAATAACATCGGTCTGATTGATAATATCCACCAGGGAACGCAATTCCACGACGCCCCAAAACACCCGATCGATGCCCAGACGCAATTCCCATTCGCCGTCGCCAATATCGCCGTACATCAGCAGATAGGCCTCACGGAAATCACCATACGTGCGGTCCGGGTCCCCGGCATCGTACCGCAAAAAGGGAGTTACCGTTATGCTTGTGCCTTCGTCGTTCTCAACATAGAACGTTGTCTCAAGCGCAAGGCCGCCCGCATACGAACGCTGGTCAGGATACGCAGCATCTTGGGGATACAGCCAAGCCTCCGTCGAGAGGCGCCCGGAGATATCAACCTCGTCGATTAAGCCGGCCGGGTACGCTACGGTCGGAAGCACCGAAACAAGCATCCCCAGCACCACCGCTAAAATCGCTGGGACGATTGAAGCCGGAGCGCTCTTGCCGCTCTCACCGGGTGCGGTGAACGGATTTTTGAGAATCCGGTGCTGGGTCTTTTCAAACAACATGATGGTAGTGCATAAGCCACATTTTATTTCAGAATATAGTAACCTAAATTTTCACGTTCCAAGCCTTGAACCAGAATTATATTCAAATCTGGTTTTGCTGAGGTTCTGAAAAAAGCGGGGCCGGTGACCCAAAGAATGTTTTTGACCCATTGACGGAGATTGGATAAGATAGTCTCCCAAAATTCAGAAGAAGAATCAGAAGGTGATAAGGAATCTTTCATATAGAAGATTCTACAGAGGGAAACACAAATGGCAGATGACTCCGATAACCCAGTTTCAAGTGCAGCTCAGCCGGATGATATTTTGGAAAGGCTGTCGAAGTACCGCAGAAGCCAGGGGATGAGCAAGGAAGAGTACGCCAACACGGTAACGGCGTTTTATAACCTCATTACCGACTTTTGCGAGCGTGGATGGGGACAGTCGATTCACTTCGCAGTGATGGAGCCGGGGATGTCTTTCGAGGAATCCATTGTCAACCATGAGTATTTTCTGGGCGAAGCCATTGGATTGAGACCGGGCATGAAGGTGCTGGATGTCGGGTGCGGAGTGGGCGGACCCCAACGCTCCATCGCAAGAAAGTTCGGCGCTTCGATCGTGGGCCTCAATATCAACAAATATCAGCTCGGGAAGTGCTCCGTGTACAACAGCGAGGCTGGACTGGACCATCTCTGCAGCGTCCTGCACGGCGATTTCCTGAATATACCGGCGGAAGACGGAAGCTTTGACGCGGCTTACCATATCGAGGCCTTGTGTCATGCGCCGGATAAAGCCGCGGCCTATGCTGAGATATTCCGTGTATTGCGGCCCGGCGCGACTTTCGTCGGCTACGACGTGTGCACGACCCCGCTTTACGACGGCGGAAATCCTAAGCACCGGGAACTCAAGGAAATAAACGAGTACGTCTCCGCTCTTCCTGAAATCGCTTCATTCACGGAGGTAGACGACAGCCTGCGGGCAGCCGGTTTCGAACTCATCGAGGCGCGTGACCGCGCTCTTGACGCCGACCCCAAGACGCCGTGGTATCAACCGCTGGAAGGGGGCAGCCTGAATCTGAGAAGTTTCTTGAGAACGGCCTTTGCCCGCAAAATCGCCTCGACGGTTCTGCCAGTTCTGGAAGGCGTGCGCGCCGTACCCAAGGGGTCATCCGAGGCGCGGAAAATTATCAATGTCGTGGCCGACAGCCTCGTGGCCGCAGGACGTCTGGGAATTGTTACGCCCATGTACTACCACAAGGCTCGCAAACCGGGCTGATCCGTAGAGCAATCGGTACAACTCGAGCACGATACGTACAGACGGCGACCGTAATCACCCCGAATGAACTCCGAAGAGAACTCTATCAATAAATGCCAGGAAGAATCCGGTATTTGACCCGTGCCTGATATTCCGCCCACTTTTCGGCACCGTATTTCTCGGCACAATACACATCGTCAAAACGTTGACGAAAGGTAAAAAACGTTACGACGAAGACAAAGTAGGTCCACGCCCAAGGATTGGTAAAGTAGCCGAATGCCAGGGCAATTGAAAGACCAAGGAAACCTTCGCCCAAGTAGTTGAAGTGGCGAGCGGCACCCCAGAAGCCACTGCACAGGATCTTGCGGTCTCCAGCCTGGATGTACTCAGGTTCGAAGATCCCGAGAAATTTGCGGTCGGGCCATCGCTTAAATGTATATTTCTGCATGTTGGCGCCGCGCGAGATGCCCCACCCGAACAGGAACAGCGCAGTCGTTCCGATTAGCCAGAAATATGTCCATCCCGACGAAAATCCGGGAGACGGATAAGCGGCCATGCCCCACAACGGGAGGATGAACAGCCACCCGTAGATCACGAGGCCTCCCCAGAACATTTTGAAGCCGATGCCCTCATGTATCAGATCGTAGGTATATAGCTGGACGCGCTCAAAGATAAAGTAATCCAGTATGTAGTATGTGTAGAATGCCGCATACAGGAAAACGCCCGGATTATAGTTCTCGCCAAAGATTTCGTAGTTGTACGCAGCCCCGGACAAGGCGTTGAGTGCCAGCATCGTCCCACCGACGACATAGAAATACATCTTTATATCGAAGCGCTCGTTAAAGAACGATATCTCCTGCGCCCGCCCGTCCCAAAGCGCCAGAAGCGGGTTCTTTATCTTGCCTTCCGGCTGGCTGAAGACCGCTATGATCGCAAAAATTGCGGTGAAGACTGTTCCGCCGACCACGGCATAGATCGAGGACCGGTAGAACCACTCACGCGGCATCCCGGTGAGCTCGAAAGCCCACACGATCAGCGCAACTGCAAACACCACGATACCGTTTAGCCGGTAATTACGGGGTTTACCGGTCTGCGGATTAATAACGTAGCCGGGAACCCGCTTTCCGGGCAGTATAAGCTGCGCCAGGAAAAACACGGCGAAAATCACCAGCGGGGTGAAAAACCCCGCAATCGCTTCCGTACGGGAAAGCTCGAAAAGGTGGCCAATACCAAGCCATTCAATCATAACCAAATCCTCCTTCCTTCAGTAACGTGGTCACTTATGGATATGGACACAGAGAAGATCAGTAACGCACAACACTGGAATTTTAATAATATTCGTAGCATATAGATTATATATCATGTTATATAGAAGGGTAGTGCTTGGAATTTTTCGCAAATTCAAGTCTTCGGCATTTCTTGTTCAACACATGCCAGATTTGACTATATCCCAGTTGGACTATACAGTTGTTAGTATCACGAACTATGATTGTAGGCTTTACAACTTCTCTGTAATCATTACCGCGCCACAGATTGAAGGAGGCGCCGGCTGATGAATGATCCTATTGAGAGCCAGCCACTGAGCTTGCTCGACGAGTTCATACTGATGCTCCTCGATGAGGAGAGTGGCTACTTTTACCAAATAGCCGCCCACAAAATGAACTGCGCTATTATCGGTGCGGCACTTGCGGAACTCTCTCTGCTTTCCCGTATCGACACGGACGCCGAGTCTCTTCTCCTTCTGGACCCAACGGAAACGGGCAACCCAAGCTTGGACCTAATTCTTAAGGAAATCGTCGATGAGCCAGTTCAGCACAACGCCCAATTCTGGATTGAGAAGCTCATCCACCATGCGGAAACGATCACTGATTTGACTTTAGATAATCTGCTTAATCTGGGAATTCTGGAACATCACCAGGGTGATTTCTGGACAGTGGCAGCTGGCAAACTATACGCGGATGCAAGCGGCGACGATGAAGATGCAAGTTTAAGTCAGTTCATCAGAACCAGAATCGGCAAAGACATCTTTTCAGACGACATTCCACATCCGCGAGATATTATCATCATCTGCCTGATCGAAACATGCGATATTTTTCCCCTCATGTTTAAACTCGACAAAAAGACGGAAGAACGGATCGAGCTTATCTGCAGAATGGACCTCATCGGCCGTTCAATAGCGGACGCGGTCGCAGAAAACATCAATAATCCGCTGCTTACAGCTTCTCATCATGGCAAAAAAATCCCGCGCGTCTCACTTCATCGGATAATGTTCAACCCATATACTCGTACTGGAAACCTTCCAGCACTTTTTGCAGATTTGACAAAGCAGTACGGTCCAGTCTTTGAGGTCTCCCTTCCTTTCTCAAAGCCAAATATTTTTATTTCCGGACCAGAAGTAAACTACTGGGTACGGCGACACGGACGGAAGTACCTGACATCCAAGAACCTCTTTGGCGAATTTGAGAAAGTGTATGGGGCGGTAGGCATATTACCTGCCCTGGATGGCGCAGATCATTTCCGGTACCGGAAAACCATGACTCCAGCATACTCCCGCGGGAGACTGGAAGAGCAGCTGGATCTGGCCTACAGCAAGGCTCGGGAATTTATGGCAGATTGGAAAGTGGGCGAAAGCTATCCTGCAAGGGATCTGTGCCGAAAAATGATTAACGCTCAGACGTCACCTTTAATGATGAACATTGATACGCAGGATATCATGGATGATATAATTGCCTACAAGGAGCGGGCGCTCAGCACCCATCTCTTAAACATTCTGCCAAAATTCATGTTGAAAACACCGGGAATGAAACGCAAGGCCAAGGCAATAGGCACTTTGATGGAGCGGGTGCAAAATGTCCATACAGCGGCCCAACGGGCCGGTTGTCCGCGAAACTTTGTAGATGATCTGCTAAGCCTCAATGCGAACTACCCGCTATTGATGCCCGAATCGAATCTGAGTTTCGCTCTATCAGCAGTGGTGCTTGCCAGCATGTACCTGGGTGACGGCTTTAACTTCGCCCTTTATGCCATGGCGTCACACCCTGAGCTTTACGAAAAAATTAGAAGTGAGGCCGACGCACTGTTTTCAAATGGTGATCCAACTGGCAAAGACTTAACTCCTGCCAATATGGAGATCACCGATCGCTTCATCAATGAATGCCTTCGTGTGTACCCGATTGTTCCAATGTCCATGCGTGGCGTTGTGAATACGTTCACGATTGATGGCTACGAAATACCGCAGGGGGCCAGAATAAACATTGCACAAACCGCCCCGCACTATATGGAAGATTGCTTTCCGGATCCCTTTTCATTTGACATCGACCGCTACCTGCCGCCCCGCAATGAGCATAGAAACCCCGGATACGCCCCATACGGACTGGGCCCGCACACGTGCCTCGGCGCCCGATGGATGACACTTCATATGGCTGTTAACCTGCTGATCATATCGCATTACTTTACTCTTCGGGTACACCCCGAAAACTATAAACTTGGAATCACCGCGTTTCCATCAATGAAGCCGGACAACAAGCTTAAATTTCATATCGCCGAGCAGAAGCACGAACTGCCCACCTGATGTGCCATAATCCCTGAATACGTTGACGCAGCGGGGGTCGAATTTCAGCTTTCTAGGGCTTCCTCCTAATGTCTGTTCACCCTTGTTTTACACCCGGCTGACCGGGTGCTATAATGGGCAAGCACATTAAGAGGCC includes these proteins:
- a CDS encoding cytochrome P450, with the protein product MNDPIESQPLSLLDEFILMLLDEESGYFYQIAAHKMNCAIIGAALAELSLLSRIDTDAESLLLLDPTETGNPSLDLILKEIVDEPVQHNAQFWIEKLIHHAETITDLTLDNLLNLGILEHHQGDFWTVAAGKLYADASGDDEDASLSQFIRTRIGKDIFSDDIPHPRDIIIICLIETCDIFPLMFKLDKKTEERIELICRMDLIGRSIADAVAENINNPLLTASHHGKKIPRVSLHRIMFNPYTRTGNLPALFADLTKQYGPVFEVSLPFSKPNIFISGPEVNYWVRRHGRKYLTSKNLFGEFEKVYGAVGILPALDGADHFRYRKTMTPAYSRGRLEEQLDLAYSKAREFMADWKVGESYPARDLCRKMINAQTSPLMMNIDTQDIMDDIIAYKERALSTHLLNILPKFMLKTPGMKRKAKAIGTLMERVQNVHTAAQRAGCPRNFVDDLLSLNANYPLLMPESNLSFALSAVVLASMYLGDGFNFALYAMASHPELYEKIRSEADALFSNGDPTGKDLTPANMEITDRFINECLRVYPIVPMSMRGVVNTFTIDGYEIPQGARINIAQTAPHYMEDCFPDPFSFDIDRYLPPRNEHRNPGYAPYGLGPHTCLGARWMTLHMAVNLLIISHYFTLRVHPENYKLGITAFPSMKPDNKLKFHIAEQKHELPT
- a CDS encoding methyltransferase domain-containing protein — translated: MADDSDNPVSSAAQPDDILERLSKYRRSQGMSKEEYANTVTAFYNLITDFCERGWGQSIHFAVMEPGMSFEESIVNHEYFLGEAIGLRPGMKVLDVGCGVGGPQRSIARKFGASIVGLNINKYQLGKCSVYNSEAGLDHLCSVLHGDFLNIPAEDGSFDAAYHIEALCHAPDKAAAYAEIFRVLRPGATFVGYDVCTTPLYDGGNPKHRELKEINEYVSALPEIASFTEVDDSLRAAGFELIEARDRALDADPKTPWYQPLEGGSLNLRSFLRTAFARKIASTVLPVLEGVRAVPKGSSEARKIINVVADSLVAAGRLGIVTPMYYHKARKPG
- a CDS encoding ergosterol biosynthesis protein, whose amino-acid sequence is MIEWLGIGHLFELSRTEAIAGFFTPLVIFAVFFLAQLILPGKRVPGYVINPQTGKPRNYRLNGIVVFAVALIVWAFELTGMPREWFYRSSIYAVVGGTVFTAIFAIIAVFSQPEGKIKNPLLALWDGRAQEISFFNERFDIKMYFYVVGGTMLALNALSGAAYNYEIFGENYNPGVFLYAAFYTYYILDYFIFERVQLYTYDLIHEGIGFKMFWGGLVIYGWLFILPLWGMAAYPSPGFSSGWTYFWLIGTTALFLFGWGISRGANMQKYTFKRWPDRKFLGIFEPEYIQAGDRKILCSGFWGAARHFNYLGEGFLGLSIALAFGYFTNPWAWTYFVFVVTFFTFRQRFDDVYCAEKYGAEKWAEYQARVKYRILPGIY